The Dehalogenimonas sp. 4OHTPN genome window below encodes:
- the rpsR gene encoding 30S ribosomal protein S18: MVTSRDSGARPQGRPGGRFGGRGRFQQRRKVCAFCADKNIIIDYKDTARLSRYISERAKIDPRRRSGTCARHQRALSEAIKQARIIALLPFVPEHIRKSGTSWMMSPSAPKAAEAAPEAKTENAAPVVAATTENPATA; the protein is encoded by the coding sequence TTGGTAACTTCACGTGATTCAGGCGCTCGGCCTCAGGGACGTCCGGGCGGGCGTTTTGGCGGTCGCGGCCGTTTTCAGCAGCGGCGTAAAGTGTGTGCTTTTTGCGCCGATAAGAACATCATTATTGATTACAAAGATACAGCCAGGCTTTCGCGGTACATCTCCGAGCGCGCCAAGATCGATCCGCGCCGCCGCAGCGGTACCTGTGCTAGGCACCAGCGGGCATTGTCAGAAGCCATCAAGCAAGCTCGGATCATAGCCTTGCTGCCGTTCGTCCCGGAGCATATCAGAAAATCCGGCACCTCCTGGATGATGAGCCCTTCAGCGCCGAAAGCAGCCGAAGCCGCGCCGGAAGCTAAGACAGAAAACGCCGCTCCGGTGGTGGCTGCGACAACCGAAAACCCGGCAACGGCGTAA
- the yidD gene encoding membrane protein insertion efficiency factor YidD, with protein sequence MKKVALGLIRLYQNSLSKVLPPSCRFQPTCSQYTFEAIERFGFVKGVWLGLKRLGRCHPFNKGGYDPVPDHA encoded by the coding sequence ATGAAAAAAGTGGCCCTGGGATTGATCAGGCTGTATCAGAACAGCCTTTCAAAGGTATTACCTCCGTCTTGCCGTTTTCAGCCAACCTGCTCACAATATACCTTTGAAGCTATTGAACGGTTTGGCTTTGTCAAAGGCGTTTGGTTGGGCCTGAAACGTTTGGGGCGCTGCCATCCTTTTAACAAAGGCGGTTACGATCCGGTGCCGGATCACGCTTGA
- the rnpA gene encoding ribonuclease P protein component, protein MVRETRLRRREDFQRVLSAGRSKSDSLLILKTAPGSTESSRIGIVTSKKLGCAVVRNRVRRRLREILRKAEIKNSIDAVFIARSSAASVPYAELEASACNLMKRVGLVSS, encoded by the coding sequence ATGGTCCGTGAAACACGCCTTAGAAGACGGGAAGATTTTCAGAGGGTGCTGTCCGCCGGGCGATCCAAATCTGACTCATTGCTGATACTTAAAACCGCGCCGGGCAGCACAGAGTCAAGCCGTATCGGTATCGTAACCAGTAAAAAGCTCGGTTGCGCCGTAGTCCGAAATCGAGTTCGCCGGCGGCTTCGGGAAATATTGCGGAAGGCTGAGATCAAAAACAGCATCGACGCAGTATTTATCGCGAGATCATCTGCCGCTTCTGTGCCTTATGCCGAGCTGGAGGCCAGTGCCTGTAATCTGATGAAGCGGGTTGGGCTGGTTAGCAGTTGA
- the jag gene encoding RNA-binding cell elongation regulator Jag/EloR — protein MKEIEVRGRTVEEAVTRGLERLKVSREEVEIDVVNEGSHGLFGIRTEEAIVVVRTRQPAAPVSATRAADAVAVTTRIIQDLIDHMDLDAGVEYLPDAMVTEETGNESGMVFDILGEDLGLLIGRHGQTLANFQYLVRILVAQRIGDYLPIVVDVNGYRQRRFKSLEVLARRTAEQVRQRRMPYSLDPMPPFERRIIHMVLAGDPEVTTQSVGFGEERKVVVVPREESLK, from the coding sequence ATGAAGGAAATCGAGGTAAGGGGGCGGACGGTGGAAGAGGCGGTAACCCGCGGCCTGGAACGACTAAAAGTCAGCCGGGAAGAGGTGGAGATCGACGTCGTAAACGAAGGTAGCCACGGACTTTTCGGTATCCGGACTGAAGAGGCCATTGTGGTGGTAAGGACCAGACAACCCGCGGCACCGGTTTCGGCCACCCGTGCCGCCGATGCCGTAGCCGTTACCACGCGGATCATTCAAGATCTGATAGACCACATGGATCTCGATGCCGGCGTTGAGTACTTGCCGGATGCGATGGTCACTGAAGAAACGGGAAATGAATCGGGAATGGTTTTTGATATTCTCGGTGAAGATCTGGGCCTGCTTATAGGCCGCCACGGTCAGACCCTGGCAAATTTCCAGTATCTGGTCAGAATCCTGGTGGCTCAACGTATTGGAGACTATTTACCGATCGTGGTGGACGTTAACGGCTACCGACAAAGGCGTTTTAAGTCCCTTGAAGTGTTAGCTCGGCGGACGGCGGAGCAGGTGCGCCAGCGCCGGATGCCGTACTCGCTGGACCCAATGCCGCCTTTTGAGAGGCGCATTATTCACATGGTGCTGGCCGGTGATCCCGAAGTGACCACTCAGAGCGTAGGTTTTGGGGAAGAGCGAAAAGTTGTTGTTGTCCCCCGGGAAGAATCTCTAAAATAG
- the rpmH gene encoding 50S ribosomal protein L34, which translates to MPKRTYQPKKIPRKREHGFLARMSSRGGRDVLKSRRAKGRKRLIVV; encoded by the coding sequence GTGCCCAAAAGGACTTATCAACCGAAAAAGATTCCCCGCAAACGGGAACATGGTTTTCTTGCCCGAATGTCTAGTCGGGGCGGCCGCGATGTGCTGAAGTCGCGCCGGGCTAAAGGCCGTAAAAGGTTAATTGTCGTCTAG
- a CDS encoding YidC/Oxa1 family membrane protein insertase, whose protein sequence is MTVIVLTAVIFAVMYPLTMKQMRAAKAMQELQPKLQALQKKYAKDRQKLAQEQMQLMRESGASATGCLVPMLIQMPIWIALYQAIIRVLAVTPEDFLSLSRHLYDWAVVYETLPLNSTFLWIDLSTPDYILALLVGAVMLLQQKMTTPQSADPKVAAQGKMMLFMMPAMFVFISITFPAGLALYWLTSSILRVVVQFFATGPGELKPWFQGLMSRLERDRGYKDRVSKNEKSPESATPKVVVEQAEEIVNEGNRGKGADGGRGGNPRPGTTKSQPGRGGDRRRKRR, encoded by the coding sequence TTGACGGTTATCGTCCTGACCGCCGTTATTTTCGCGGTGATGTATCCCTTGACGATGAAGCAAATGCGCGCGGCCAAGGCGATGCAGGAGTTGCAGCCGAAACTCCAGGCTCTTCAAAAGAAATACGCCAAAGACAGGCAAAAGCTCGCTCAAGAGCAGATGCAGCTGATGCGGGAGTCTGGCGCCAGCGCCACCGGCTGCCTTGTGCCGATGCTTATACAGATGCCGATCTGGATAGCTTTGTATCAGGCTATTATCAGGGTGCTAGCGGTAACGCCCGAAGATTTCCTGAGCCTTTCCAGGCATTTATACGACTGGGCTGTGGTCTATGAGACCCTCCCGCTGAACAGTACCTTTCTTTGGATAGACCTCTCCACCCCGGATTACATTCTGGCGCTTCTCGTGGGCGCGGTGATGCTCTTGCAGCAGAAAATGACCACGCCTCAGTCTGCAGATCCAAAGGTTGCGGCGCAGGGCAAAATGATGCTCTTCATGATGCCCGCGATGTTTGTTTTCATTTCGATTACTTTCCCGGCCGGCCTGGCGCTGTACTGGCTGACATCGAGTATATTGAGGGTTGTGGTCCAGTTCTTCGCCACCGGTCCCGGCGAGCTGAAGCCCTGGTTTCAGGGTTTAATGAGCAGGCTGGAGCGGGACCGCGGATACAAAGACCGTGTTTCGAAAAATGAAAAATCACCTGAATCAGCCACGCCAAAAGTGGTGGTTGAGCAGGCTGAGGAGATTGTGAATGAAGGAAATCGAGGTAAGGGGGCGGACGGTGGAAGAGGCGGTAACCCGCGGCCTGGAACGACTAAAAGTCAGCCGGGAAGAGGTGGAGATCGACGTCGTAAACGAAGGTAG
- a CDS encoding PQQ-binding-like beta-propeller repeat protein: protein MRNIWKIGFIIALITALAVGGSGCTGGQRALGWSGVTLAGNELYCGTTDGRLISLNSSTGTVRWQVNLENATGIYGSPLVVGDTVYVTSYGGRVFAVNAASGALKWSSPTPEEVKLPDAIISGLAESNGRLFYGSTEGSVYAINSADGKVVWSFKNGDKIWATPLVHKGVVYIGSFDKKVYAISETDGRELWVFEAGGVFTSAPVIFNDTLIIGSLDRNLYCLDSASGAELWRFSAGKWFWGSPAVLGGQIYAPNTDGSVYVLGGGTGQLIQEHDFGSPFAASPSIANGQLVVAAAEDGKIVVIDDGSQQTRELAILDTTIRAPLASSGEIVFIHSQTNETIFAVNALTGARVWEYRVS, encoded by the coding sequence TTGCGGAATATTTGGAAAATCGGTTTTATTATTGCCTTAATAACCGCGCTGGCTGTCGGCGGCAGCGGATGCACCGGAGGGCAGAGAGCCCTGGGTTGGAGCGGGGTGACTCTAGCCGGCAACGAATTATATTGCGGAACCACCGATGGCCGGCTGATCTCGCTCAATTCCAGCACCGGGACGGTTCGCTGGCAGGTGAATCTGGAAAACGCTACCGGTATTTACGGTTCTCCGCTCGTCGTCGGTGATACCGTTTATGTGACTTCATACGGAGGCAGGGTATTTGCTGTCAACGCCGCCAGCGGAGCTCTCAAATGGTCGTCGCCGACGCCCGAAGAAGTAAAATTGCCGGACGCGATTATCAGCGGGCTGGCTGAAAGCAACGGGCGTCTTTTCTACGGCAGCACCGAAGGATCGGTATATGCCATCAACTCAGCCGACGGCAAGGTTGTCTGGAGTTTCAAAAACGGCGATAAAATTTGGGCGACGCCTCTGGTTCACAAAGGCGTGGTATATATCGGTTCGTTTGATAAAAAAGTCTACGCCATCTCAGAAACCGACGGGCGGGAGTTATGGGTTTTTGAGGCTGGAGGCGTCTTTACTTCAGCCCCGGTTATTTTTAACGATACGCTGATTATCGGCTCACTTGACCGTAATCTCTATTGCTTGGACAGCGCTTCCGGAGCCGAGTTATGGCGCTTCTCCGCCGGCAAGTGGTTCTGGGGCAGCCCAGCAGTCCTTGGAGGTCAAATTTACGCGCCAAACACCGACGGGAGCGTTTATGTTCTCGGCGGTGGGACGGGTCAGTTGATTCAGGAACATGACTTCGGAAGCCCGTTTGCCGCTTCGCCGTCCATTGCGAATGGCCAGTTAGTAGTAGCGGCCGCTGAGGATGGGAAAATCGTTGTTATCGACGATGGTTCACAGCAGACCCGGGAACTTGCCATACTGGATACTACGATCAGAGCGCCGCTGGCTTCTTCCGGCGAAATCGTCTTTATTCACAGCCAGACCAACGAAACAATTTTCGCTGTTAACGCATTGACCGGCGCCCGTGTATGGGAATACCGGGTGTCCTGA